A genomic window from Sulfurimonas paralvinellae includes:
- a CDS encoding transglutaminase domain-containing protein, producing the protein MKTPTLYIALFFCEAIPAFMVSNDIYAGNSIITAAILFLLAASLLLSWFFAEKHAKTIKNIGYIGMLIGIAFSVRYFMNYNSDIGILIVSLSVITGVNISLRERRMLAYLLIFSFLLFLYASSIISNKYSVVSIILFTFSFLTVVVAEYYTARLQLHTAYNYKTNTHFFGTTFTLLIVVSILTALLYYLLPQPKAIHYGILPFGGKKEYKGVSGESNTKNKDHKERVTDLPSYTKDGSTTAHSSLTLPFHSNMKHSTASLKTDQEHNIIFERKLKEKNKRAYYSSIRDGSSKSSNRILFKVKGKEARFLRGETYASFNGKSWKKVLTKMYTIQRNSRDYYDYWNGKKWQKRTRPFKPNEFYYNEYFTKQSDNYTITVKGKLSGKPIIYTPEGLLRLQFPSDTFYEDAARTIYAPSQLETGTYYTACVERDKYYRHDVISYADVWYKKAYSRPGYHSDPKIYKLARYITKRGDNSFEKAQSIINYFKMNYFYQHASINSPIQNQTLSEMLFKTKTGNALQFNSALVIMLRSTGEYARLVTGYAPGEYNLATHSYLIESKNKAVWTEVFVKGIGWVSFHAADDIPFKGEKTDKKIEERLLTKTQLIPLVVIFFSFLVVFLYYARKYFWTYTAKNRIEKHAQKNNVDFVIAAYKEVEKYYSHFHKGQKANFTLQEYARYIQTLMPENSYLIEYISFYSNQAIYNGEVDIDFDKSRYLEAALFLVNMPFDLEPFDIFIARKFFKYKNIDQDNVIRRYFLTNSTIDRGTFFRRSLMINTLGVLSFLIGIVMILFKINPFEPISYAMALIIILLCTYSMVVLSIKRLKDMGKSGWWSILLFIPYISFVFYIVLLFSKGKINAS; encoded by the coding sequence TTGAAAACACCGACACTCTACATCGCCCTTTTCTTTTGTGAAGCCATCCCGGCCTTTATGGTCTCTAATGACATATATGCCGGAAACAGCATTATTACAGCTGCTATTCTTTTTCTTTTGGCAGCTTCGCTGCTGCTTTCATGGTTTTTTGCCGAAAAACATGCTAAGACCATAAAAAATATCGGTTATATTGGTATGCTCATAGGTATAGCCTTTTCTGTTCGTTACTTTATGAACTATAACTCAGATATCGGTATATTGATTGTTTCGCTTTCGGTCATAACAGGGGTAAATATCTCCTTGCGTGAGAGAAGGATGTTGGCATATCTTCTAATCTTTTCATTCTTACTTTTTTTGTATGCAAGTTCCATCATCTCCAACAAATATTCAGTTGTGAGTATCATACTCTTTACTTTTTCCTTTCTCACCGTAGTTGTAGCTGAGTATTACACTGCAAGATTGCAACTCCACACTGCATATAATTATAAAACAAACACACATTTTTTCGGAACGACTTTTACACTTCTTATAGTGGTCTCTATTTTAACTGCCCTTTTATACTATCTATTGCCGCAGCCAAAAGCTATACACTATGGTATTTTGCCTTTTGGCGGTAAAAAAGAGTATAAGGGAGTAAGCGGAGAGAGCAATACAAAGAACAAAGATCATAAAGAAAGGGTCACAGACCTGCCTAGCTACACAAAAGATGGCAGTACAACAGCGCACTCTTCGCTCACCTTGCCTTTTCATAGCAATATGAAACACTCAACTGCTTCACTCAAAACAGATCAAGAACATAACATTATTTTCGAAAGAAAATTAAAAGAGAAGAACAAACGGGCTTATTATTCCAGCATACGTGATGGCTCAAGCAAAAGTTCAAACAGAATACTCTTTAAGGTAAAAGGCAAAGAGGCACGATTTTTACGCGGTGAAACCTATGCATCATTTAACGGAAAAAGCTGGAAAAAAGTTTTGACAAAAATGTATACCATTCAACGAAACAGTAGAGACTATTATGATTATTGGAATGGCAAAAAATGGCAAAAGCGAACACGGCCTTTTAAGCCCAATGAATTTTATTACAACGAATATTTTACAAAACAGAGTGACAACTACACCATTACTGTCAAAGGAAAGCTCTCCGGAAAACCCATTATATACACTCCTGAAGGTCTGCTGAGACTACAGTTTCCATCGGACACCTTTTATGAAGATGCCGCAAGAACCATTTATGCTCCGTCACAACTTGAAACCGGCACTTATTATACGGCATGCGTAGAAAGAGATAAATATTATAGACACGATGTTATCAGCTATGCTGATGTCTGGTACAAAAAGGCATACTCCAGACCGGGATATCATTCTGATCCAAAGATCTACAAATTGGCCAGATATATTACAAAAAGAGGGGATAATTCATTTGAAAAAGCGCAAAGTATAATCAACTATTTTAAAATGAACTACTTTTACCAACACGCTTCCATAAACAGCCCGATACAAAATCAGACACTCTCAGAAATGCTTTTTAAGACAAAAACAGGAAACGCTTTGCAGTTTAATTCAGCCCTTGTCATTATGCTTCGTTCCACAGGTGAATACGCCAGACTTGTCACAGGTTATGCTCCTGGAGAGTACAATCTAGCCACACACTCCTATCTGATTGAAAGTAAAAACAAAGCAGTATGGACTGAAGTCTTTGTCAAAGGGATAGGCTGGGTCAGTTTTCACGCAGCGGACGATATCCCTTTTAAAGGAGAAAAAACAGACAAAAAGATAGAAGAGAGACTGCTTACCAAAACACAATTGATACCACTTGTTGTAATCTTTTTCTCTTTTTTAGTTGTATTTTTGTATTATGCCAGAAAATATTTCTGGACATATACAGCAAAAAACCGTATAGAAAAACATGCTCAAAAAAACAATGTAGACTTTGTTATCGCCGCTTATAAAGAAGTAGAAAAATATTATAGCCATTTTCATAAAGGGCAAAAAGCAAACTTTACGCTACAGGAATATGCACGTTACATTCAAACATTAATGCCTGAGAACAGCTATCTAATAGAGTATATAAGTTTTTATTCGAATCAGGCTATTTACAATGGAGAGGTAGATATTGACTTTGATAAGAGCCGATATCTTGAAGCTGCTCTATTTCTTGTAAATATGCCTTTTGATTTGGAACCTTTTGATATTTTCATAGCTAGAAAATTTTTTAAATATAAAAATATCGATCAAGATAATGTTATCCGAAGGTATTTCCTTACAAACAGCACCATAGACAGAGGTACATTTTTTCGTCGCAGCTTAATGATAAATACCCTGGGGGTTCTCTCATTTCTTATTGGTATAGTCATGATCTTGTTCAAAATCAATCCATTTGAACCGATCAGCTATGCAATGGCACTTATTATCATACTTTTATGCACCTATTCTATGGTGGTTCTCAGCATTAAAAGACTTAAAGATATGGGGAAATCAGGATGGTGGAGTATTTTGCTATTTATTCCCTACATTAGCTTTGTTTTTTACATTGTACTTCTGTTTTCCAAAGGGAAAATCAACGCTTCTTAA
- a CDS encoding DUF58 domain-containing protein produces the protein MLQFFAKNKIVILLFTTFVIIYLIAVNRGIELLYVIAELSLSMLILSLIAPYFNLLGIHASLKHPKYAQQRKSMPISIELSSANFFNKFFLELWLPTPFSSNEKHMFFVKVLNSKLTIKSELSLELRGVHSIGPLIIQTGFPMGLQTFSKTFEETKGEIVVYPKPLEVIHFPFISDEYAMLYGENKSKKKGGEGEFVSIREYKRGDSPRHIHWPSSAKKGELIVREYQDFLSSSLIIMLDLDKEFNRGSFTETTLEYAISIAASLAVYGLDNGYSVSIFGKDEEEIKLIDIKGSHNQMEILKALAHVKGNGDVRYLDAVKYFHGLKKGGTLILFDNGSGKVEQNIDLLSARSSKPVLFDIQAESFINNKTDENFTLNNHPKYNKYTLKKGCDIQRMFL, from the coding sequence ATGCTGCAATTCTTTGCAAAAAATAAAATCGTCATACTACTATTTACAACCTTTGTCATCATCTATCTGATTGCCGTGAACAGAGGTATTGAGCTTCTCTATGTTATAGCTGAACTCTCCTTATCTATGCTCATTTTATCTTTGATAGCACCCTATTTTAATCTACTGGGGATTCATGCGTCTTTGAAGCATCCAAAATATGCTCAGCAGAGAAAATCCATGCCTATAAGTATAGAACTCTCCTCAGCTAATTTTTTTAACAAGTTCTTTCTTGAACTTTGGCTGCCAACACCATTTTCTTCCAATGAAAAGCATATGTTTTTTGTAAAAGTACTCAATAGCAAACTGACAATAAAGAGCGAGTTGTCACTAGAGCTGCGCGGTGTGCATTCAATAGGTCCTCTAATCATACAAACAGGATTTCCTATGGGGCTTCAAACTTTCAGCAAAACCTTCGAAGAGACAAAAGGCGAGATTGTTGTCTATCCAAAACCACTGGAAGTAATTCACTTTCCTTTTATAAGCGATGAGTATGCTATGCTTTATGGAGAGAACAAAAGCAAGAAAAAAGGAGGAGAAGGAGAGTTTGTATCTATCAGAGAATATAAACGTGGCGATTCTCCACGCCATATTCACTGGCCTAGCAGTGCAAAAAAAGGTGAACTCATCGTAAGAGAGTATCAGGATTTTTTATCATCGAGCTTAATTATAATGCTTGATTTAGATAAAGAGTTCAATAGAGGTTCTTTTACTGAGACAACACTCGAATATGCCATAAGCATTGCCGCATCGCTCGCTGTTTATGGTCTTGACAATGGCTACAGCGTGAGTATCTTCGGTAAAGATGAAGAGGAAATAAAGCTCATTGACATCAAAGGGTCACACAATCAGATGGAAATACTCAAGGCCTTAGCCCATGTCAAAGGCAATGGAGATGTACGCTATCTTGATGCAGTAAAATACTTTCATGGTCTTAAAAAAGGCGGTACACTTATTTTATTTGACAATGGAAGCGGTAAAGTGGAACAAAACATAGATCTTTTGAGTGCAAGGTCCTCAAAACCTGTTTTGTTTGATATTCAGGCAGAGAGTTTTATAAATAATAAAACCGATGAAAATTTCACTTTGAACAATCACCCGAAATATAATAAATACACACTCAAAAAAGGATGTGACATCCAAAGGATGTTTCTTTGA
- a CDS encoding AAA family ATPase, with amino-acid sequence MSHNLNKLIKNIQSVIVGKEEPIKLLIVSLLAKGHILIEDTPGLGKTILARALSKSISTRLKRVQCTPDLLPSDITGVSIYNEQERSFEFKAGPIFTNILLVDEINRTTPRTQSSMLEAMEEEQVTVDGKTYKLPSPFMVIATQNPIEFHGTYPLPEAQLDRFFMKIGMGYPTVEDEIEIMQMQEKEHPIENLKPVISSQELLELQKQVLNIKIDKIVLKYIALIMQALRKHNSLAYGASPRGSLALMHASKAFALVEKKDFVDPDIIKRIAVPVLSHRIVIKPQYSASLTNEDIIADVLAKIEVPK; translated from the coding sequence ATGTCACATAATTTAAATAAACTCATTAAAAATATACAAAGCGTCATAGTCGGCAAAGAGGAACCTATCAAATTGCTTATTGTTTCTCTTTTGGCAAAAGGACACATCCTCATAGAAGATACTCCGGGATTGGGAAAAACCATCCTTGCAAGAGCACTTTCAAAATCCATAAGTACACGATTGAAACGCGTCCAGTGTACTCCCGACCTTTTGCCATCGGACATTACGGGTGTCTCTATCTATAATGAACAGGAAAGAAGTTTCGAATTTAAAGCCGGGCCAATTTTTACAAATATCCTTTTAGTTGATGAGATAAACCGTACTACACCGCGAACACAATCAAGTATGCTTGAAGCGATGGAGGAGGAGCAAGTTACTGTAGATGGAAAAACATATAAACTCCCCTCTCCTTTTATGGTAATAGCTACACAAAACCCGATAGAGTTCCATGGTACCTACCCGCTTCCAGAAGCACAGCTTGACCGCTTTTTTATGAAAATCGGCATGGGTTATCCAACGGTAGAAGATGAGATAGAAATCATGCAGATGCAGGAAAAAGAACATCCAATAGAGAACCTGAAGCCCGTTATATCGTCACAGGAACTTTTGGAGCTGCAAAAACAAGTCCTCAATATTAAAATAGATAAAATCGTCTTAAAGTACATCGCATTAATTATGCAGGCACTTCGCAAACACAACTCTCTGGCTTACGGAGCAAGTCCGAGAGGTTCACTTGCTTTAATGCACGCTTCAAAAGCTTTTGCTCTTGTAGAAAAAAAAGATTTTGTCGACCCCGATATCATCAAAAGGATTGCCGTACCTGTTTTATCTCATCGCATTGTTATTAAACCACAATACAGCGCAAGTTTGACAAATGAAGACATCATCGCTGATGTACTGGCAAAGATAGAAGTTCCCAAGTAA
- a CDS encoding toxic anion resistance protein, with translation MTDIKKSIGQNEITNTEEVTVFEDKLSSDELASIKEKAKEFLGFFEGKDKSEIRGILESVTLEDVESLENSSELLGSKISDMQSIDDTQSNDIAKTLVTLSNEISDINPNKHNLSAKSFFSMLPFIGTPINRYLTKFKSASELIDEILNSLDEGEKLLRDDNVVLQHDKERYKKAAINLQRKALVMQHVINAIEENIENLDEKEKEFYVNNLMLNLQKKIRSIYEILIVTQESFLSNDFIINTNWELIDNISNVKVVTKRALEIGVSMLVALENQKNVIEAVEKTKEATNELIVGNAKRMNEQGTEIYKKAGEATLNVASLKEAFAHIDEAMTKINTLKSEALKQAKEEVSVMRDISQKLENKIQEVEAIENITASKVPNLEI, from the coding sequence ATGACGGACATTAAAAAATCCATTGGACAAAATGAAATAACGAATACAGAAGAGGTGACTGTTTTTGAAGATAAACTCTCTTCTGACGAGCTTGCAAGCATTAAAGAAAAAGCAAAAGAGTTCTTGGGATTTTTTGAAGGAAAAGACAAAAGTGAGATTAGAGGTATTCTTGAGAGCGTAACACTTGAAGATGTTGAGTCACTTGAGAACTCATCAGAGCTTCTTGGAAGTAAAATATCAGATATGCAGTCAATAGATGATACGCAGTCTAATGATATTGCGAAAACACTTGTGACGCTCAGTAATGAGATATCCGACATCAATCCAAACAAACACAACCTCTCTGCAAAAAGCTTTTTTTCAATGCTGCCGTTCATAGGCACACCAATAAACAGATATCTCACAAAATTCAAATCGGCTTCAGAGCTTATAGATGAGATTTTAAACTCTCTTGATGAGGGAGAGAAGCTCCTTCGTGACGACAACGTTGTTCTACAGCACGATAAAGAACGCTATAAAAAAGCAGCTATCAACCTGCAGAGAAAAGCTCTTGTCATGCAGCACGTTATCAATGCAATTGAAGAAAACATAGAAAATCTTGATGAAAAAGAAAAAGAGTTTTATGTAAACAATCTTATGTTAAATCTTCAAAAAAAGATACGAAGCATCTACGAAATTCTTATAGTGACACAGGAGAGTTTTCTTTCAAACGATTTTATTATTAATACGAACTGGGAGCTTATAGATAACATCTCCAACGTCAAAGTCGTAACAAAAAGAGCGCTTGAGATAGGTGTCAGTATGCTGGTAGCCCTTGAGAACCAAAAGAATGTCATCGAAGCGGTCGAAAAAACAAAAGAAGCTACCAATGAGCTTATCGTAGGCAATGCAAAACGTATGAACGAACAAGGAACGGAAATCTACAAAAAAGCAGGAGAAGCAACGCTCAATGTCGCTTCACTTAAAGAAGCATTTGCACATATTGATGAAGCTATGACAAAAATAAATACATTAAAGTCAGAAGCATTAAAGCAGGCAAAAGAAGAAGTCTCCGTCATGCGAGATATCAGCCAAAAACTGGAAAATAAGATACAAGAAGTCGAGGCGATAGAGAACATAACAGCTTCCAAAGTACCAAACTTAGAAATATAA
- a CDS encoding LVIVD repeat-containing protein, whose product MIDYQEAFKKRVFILFLLILIITPITVIYLGKKSSTLNEKAPGLSVKNSFALHLRGSVQDIKLSKNSKTAYTAAGSRGIYILDVENSMKPKLIGQFKYFSNSYDKARSVELAEERNMLFVKDAQAGIYSIDITNPVEPKLLDTYKSENPIYAFCLSEDLKTIYIADKKGIAVADIQDPDAINVIAYHSIEKRYINLIEVNKNTLYLLCESGIDILYTDGSQPAKLIGSYTTAGDAKKMTLSKDKTKAFVSIGNSGVEILDIANKLYPKPLGIFKTSAAADKTIVSRNAKIIYVADTNGDIEIADIQNPDSGELLQKIRTKLSAQEKLWDIALSVDEKKLFTASGIEGVRVVKLK is encoded by the coding sequence ATGATTGATTATCAAGAGGCATTTAAAAAAAGAGTTTTTATCTTATTTTTACTGATTCTTATTATAACACCAATCACCGTTATCTATTTGGGTAAAAAGAGCAGCACCCTAAATGAGAAAGCTCCCGGCTTGTCTGTAAAAAATAGTTTCGCACTTCATTTACGGGGGTCTGTACAAGATATAAAGCTTTCAAAAAACTCAAAAACCGCATATACAGCAGCAGGAAGCAGAGGCATTTATATACTCGATGTTGAGAACTCAATGAAGCCAAAGCTGATAGGGCAGTTTAAATACTTCAGTAACTCCTATGACAAAGCCAGAAGCGTAGAACTTGCAGAAGAGAGAAATATGCTTTTTGTCAAAGATGCACAGGCAGGCATATATAGTATTGATATAACAAATCCTGTAGAACCCAAACTCCTAGATACCTATAAATCAGAAAATCCTATATATGCCTTTTGTCTCTCAGAAGATTTAAAAACTATTTACATAGCTGATAAAAAAGGGATTGCAGTTGCAGATATTCAAGATCCTGATGCTATCAACGTAATTGCTTATCACAGTATAGAAAAAAGATATATCAATCTCATTGAGGTCAACAAAAATACGCTTTATCTTTTGTGCGAAAGCGGCATAGATATTCTATACACAGATGGATCTCAACCGGCAAAGCTGATCGGTAGTTATACAACAGCCGGTGATGCAAAGAAAATGACACTTTCAAAAGACAAAACAAAAGCATTTGTTTCAATCGGAAATAGCGGCGTAGAAATATTAGATATTGCCAACAAACTATATCCAAAACCTCTTGGAATATTTAAAACGTCTGCCGCTGCAGATAAAACAATAGTATCAAGAAATGCAAAGATCATTTATGTGGCTGATACCAATGGAGATATTGAGATAGCAGATATTCAAAACCCCGACAGCGGGGAATTGTTACAAAAGATAAGAACTAAACTATCTGCTCAGGAAAAATTATGGGATATTGCTTTGTCTGTGGATGAAAAGAAGCTTTTTACAGCTTCAGGTATTGAAGGTGTAAGAGTTGTCAAGCTGAAATAG
- a CDS encoding calcium/sodium antiporter: MDYIVFLAAMAALIYGAGFIIKESERIALHFNISHFVIGATLIAFGTSLPEMAASMMASYHGKSDMAVANVVGSVIFNISLVLGVVFMIAKSMNPQRNLFAKDSAWVIVPVVIFYIMIQDGEISRFDGVLFLLMMVSYLLFLFSSSKDDLEGEIDEDLEQEKFNWPKSILLLSIGFLFTIGGANYVVESGTNIAHSLGVSEWIIGLFLISLGTSLPELVVSLVAVKKGNAEMSIGNIIGSNVANFSMVLGGSALINPLTIDLQATNYDIMILASASIALLFILANKIYNKAGGIFLLTILALFITHSI; encoded by the coding sequence ATGGATTATATTGTATTTTTAGCAGCTATGGCTGCACTCATTTACGGCGCAGGTTTCATCATAAAAGAGAGTGAAAGAATTGCACTCCATTTTAACATCTCACACTTTGTCATCGGTGCGACACTCATCGCTTTTGGAACTTCCCTTCCTGAAATGGCAGCCTCTATGATGGCATCATACCATGGTAAAAGCGATATGGCCGTTGCCAATGTCGTCGGTAGTGTTATATTTAACATCTCTCTTGTTCTTGGTGTTGTCTTCATGATAGCAAAATCGATGAACCCACAAAGAAACCTTTTTGCAAAAGACAGCGCCTGGGTCATTGTTCCTGTTGTCATCTTCTACATCATGATCCAAGACGGAGAAATCAGCCGATTTGACGGTGTCTTATTTCTTCTCATGATGGTGTCGTACCTTCTGTTTCTCTTTAGTAGTTCAAAAGATGACTTAGAAGGTGAAATAGATGAAGATCTCGAACAAGAAAAATTTAACTGGCCAAAAAGTATCCTGCTGCTTAGTATAGGTTTTCTTTTCACTATCGGCGGTGCAAACTATGTTGTTGAGAGTGGAACGAACATTGCCCATTCACTCGGTGTCAGCGAGTGGATCATCGGACTTTTTCTCATCTCTTTGGGTACATCGCTTCCGGAACTTGTAGTCTCGCTTGTCGCTGTGAAAAAAGGAAATGCAGAGATGAGCATCGGCAATATTATCGGCTCTAATGTCGCCAACTTCTCTATGGTTCTTGGCGGTTCAGCACTTATAAACCCGCTTACTATTGACCTGCAGGCAACAAATTATGATATTATGATCTTAGCATCAGCATCCATTGCCCTGCTCTTTATTTTAGCAAATAAAATCTATAACAAAGCCGGCGGAATCTTTTTATTGACTATTTTGGCGCTTTTTATCACACACTCAATCTGA
- the ybeY gene encoding rRNA maturation RNase YbeY produces the protein MIDIDNQTTYTINEDFLKQIVSDLTDKEIELIVTTNEKIQEINKEYRNIDKPTDVLSFPYEDMPMAPLGSIIISVDHVQNKAKEFGHEEDDEFSLLFIHGLLHLLGYDHECDDGEMRSKEEELISKFKLPKSLIVRTEG, from the coding sequence ATGATTGATATAGATAACCAAACAACATACACAATTAATGAAGATTTTTTAAAACAGATCGTTTCTGATTTGACAGATAAAGAGATAGAATTAATTGTCACTACCAATGAGAAGATTCAAGAGATCAACAAAGAGTACAGAAATATAGATAAACCAACTGACGTTCTTAGTTTTCCATATGAAGATATGCCTATGGCACCGCTTGGAAGCATTATTATTTCAGTGGATCATGTTCAAAACAAAGCAAAAGAGTTTGGACATGAAGAAGATGACGAATTTTCCTTGCTGTTTATCCACGGACTACTGCATCTGCTTGGTTATGACCATGAATGTGACGATGGAGAGATGCGTTCAAAGGAAGAAGAACTCATTAGTAAATTCAAACTTCCAAAAAGTTTAATAGTAAGAACTGAGGGCTGA
- a CDS encoding putative motility protein — MEISSNSSSSAGTSQSASIEVMKKSMDVQKKQMEQILESAQQQSQQVTAQKTGIGGNINLTA; from the coding sequence ATGGAAATTTCATCTAATAGCAGTTCATCCGCCGGTACGTCACAATCAGCATCTATAGAAGTAATGAAAAAATCCATGGATGTTCAAAAAAAACAAATGGAACAGATTTTAGAAAGTGCACAGCAACAATCACAGCAGGTAACTGCACAAAAAACAGGAATTGGCGGCAATATTAACCTTACTGCCTAA
- the queC gene encoding 7-cyano-7-deazaguanine synthase QueC, which produces MKNRNRKAVCIMSGGMDSTLAAYMMQEQGYEIIAVHFNYDQRTQQKELQCFESIASVLQVQEKYVLDIDFFKQLGASALTDKNIDVPTDGLEEGVPVTYVPFRNGIFLSMAAAIAEKESAEVIAIGVVEEDSSGYPDCREDYITAMQRAINLGTKDETNIEIKMPLVHLKKSEIVREALKLHVPLEFTWSCYKNEDKACGVCDSCRLRLAGFEKAGVKDPIAYL; this is translated from the coding sequence ATGAAAAACAGAAATAGAAAAGCAGTCTGCATTATGAGTGGTGGTATGGATTCCACTTTGGCAGCCTATATGATGCAAGAACAGGGCTATGAGATCATTGCAGTTCATTTTAATTATGACCAAAGAACGCAGCAAAAAGAGCTGCAATGCTTTGAATCAATAGCATCGGTTCTGCAGGTTCAAGAGAAATATGTTCTTGATATTGATTTTTTTAAACAACTTGGTGCCTCTGCATTGACAGATAAAAATATTGACGTTCCTACAGATGGTCTTGAAGAGGGTGTTCCTGTGACCTATGTACCTTTTAGAAATGGTATTTTTCTCTCCATGGCAGCAGCTATTGCTGAAAAAGAGAGTGCTGAAGTGATTGCCATCGGTGTCGTTGAAGAAGACAGCAGTGGCTATCCGGATTGCCGTGAAGATTATATAACGGCTATGCAAAGAGCCATTAACCTTGGAACAAAAGATGAAACCAATATAGAGATAAAAATGCCTCTGGTTCACCTGAAAAAATCTGAGATCGTGAGAGAAGCTCTAAAACTGCATGTTCCTTTGGAATTTACATGGAGTTGTTATAAAAATGAAGATAAAGCATGTGGTGTTTGTGACAGCTGTCGATTGCGATTGGCTGGTTTTGAAAAAGCAGGAGTAAAGGACCCTATTGCATACCTCTAA
- a CDS encoding M48 family metallopeptidase: protein MHTSKINFREYEVEVICNPRLKNSYIHISHSGVITVKTPHKSKRFVSALLNDKSSWIEKQIEKNALRSKITINLEDEVLLFGEIYSIDSAEATKLREKLHRLRTATKEKVLKAYDTFYKEAAMLYLTQEANRQAKRMNLQFSGLKFRKMKSRWGSCSSKGIVTFNTKLMKLEKELILYVVIHELAHLVHMNHSKAFHDLVEAYLPNSKEIRKRLKAVSIVS, encoded by the coding sequence TTGCATACCTCTAAAATCAATTTTAGAGAATATGAAGTAGAGGTTATATGTAATCCCCGCTTAAAAAACAGCTATATACACATCAGCCATAGCGGAGTTATTACGGTAAAAACCCCTCATAAATCCAAACGTTTTGTATCGGCTCTTTTAAATGATAAAAGCAGTTGGATAGAGAAGCAGATAGAAAAAAATGCTCTTCGTTCAAAAATTACAATAAATTTGGAAGATGAAGTGCTTCTTTTTGGTGAGATATACAGCATTGACAGTGCTGAAGCGACAAAACTGCGTGAGAAGCTGCATAGACTGCGCACTGCAACCAAAGAAAAGGTTTTAAAGGCATATGACACTTTTTACAAAGAAGCAGCAATGCTATATCTCACGCAGGAGGCAAATAGGCAGGCAAAGAGAATGAATCTGCAGTTTAGTGGACTCAAATTTCGAAAAATGAAAAGCAGGTGGGGCAGTTGCAGTTCCAAAGGTATTGTTACATTCAACACCAAACTTATGAAACTTGAAAAAGAGTTGATACTTTATGTCGTGATTCATGAACTTGCACACTTGGTGCACATGAACCATTCAAAGGCATTTCATGATCTGGTTGAAGCGTATCTTCCCAACTCAAAAGAAATTCGAAAACGCTTAAAAGCAGTAAGTATCGTCTCCTAG